Proteins co-encoded in one Cytobacillus sp. NJ13 genomic window:
- a CDS encoding pyridoxal phosphate-dependent aminotransferase, with the protein MQLAQRVKALTPSTTLAITAKAKELKAQGHDVIGLGAGEPDFNTPQHIIDAAVKSMNEGHTKYTPSAGLPALKKEIANKFKKDQGLDYDASEIIVTNGAKHGLYTLFQVLLNEGEEVIIPTPYWVSYPEQVKLAGGIPVYAEGREENNFKITPEQLAKSITDKTKAVIINSPSNPTGMLYSAEELKELGEVCLKHNVLIISDEIYEKLVYGGHQHTSIAEISPELKEQTIIINGVSKSHSMTGWRIGYAAGNKNIIKAMTNLASHSTSNPTTTAQYGSIAAYSGPQDTLEEMREAFEHRLNVIYDKLISIPGFTCVKPQGAFYLFPNVKKAAELTGFASVDEFVKALLEEAMVAVIPGSGFGSPDNIRLSYATSLQLLEKAVERMHGFVEKNMK; encoded by the coding sequence ATTCAACTGGCACAAAGAGTAAAAGCATTGACACCATCAACAACTTTGGCAATCACAGCTAAAGCAAAAGAGCTAAAAGCCCAGGGACATGATGTTATTGGATTGGGAGCAGGCGAGCCGGATTTTAATACGCCACAGCATATTATCGATGCTGCCGTGAAATCCATGAATGAGGGACATACAAAATATACGCCTTCGGCAGGTCTTCCTGCATTAAAGAAAGAAATCGCAAACAAGTTTAAAAAAGACCAGGGACTTGATTATGACGCTTCAGAAATCATCGTTACCAATGGTGCGAAGCATGGCTTATATACACTGTTCCAAGTTTTGCTGAATGAAGGGGAAGAAGTCATTATCCCGACTCCATATTGGGTCAGCTATCCAGAACAGGTTAAACTAGCTGGGGGAATTCCTGTTTATGCAGAGGGAAGAGAAGAAAATAATTTTAAGATCACCCCGGAACAGCTGGCTAAAAGCATAACTGACAAAACCAAGGCAGTTATCATTAACTCACCAAGCAACCCGACCGGCATGCTTTATTCGGCGGAGGAATTAAAGGAGCTTGGCGAGGTTTGTTTAAAGCATAATGTCCTTATCATTTCTGATGAGATATATGAAAAGCTGGTATATGGCGGCCATCAGCATACTTCGATTGCCGAAATTTCACCTGAACTTAAAGAACAAACCATTATTATTAATGGGGTATCCAAGTCTCATTCCATGACAGGCTGGAGAATTGGATATGCCGCAGGTAATAAGAATATTATCAAGGCCATGACCAACCTTGCCAGCCACAGCACATCCAACCCGACAACAACAGCACAATATGGTTCAATTGCTGCATATTCCGGGCCACAGGATACACTGGAAGAAATGAGAGAAGCATTCGAACATCGATTAAATGTTATCTATGATAAATTAATCAGCATTCCAGGCTTTACATGTGTAAAACCGCAAGGAGCATTTTACCTGTTTCCCAATGTGAAAAAGGCAGCAGAATTGACCGGATTTGCGAGTGTCGATGAATTTGTGAAGGCGCTTCTCGAGGAAGCGATGGTTGCAGTAATTCCAGGCTCTGGTTTTGGCTCTCCGGATAATATCCGTTTATCATATGCAACTTCTCTTCAATTATTAGAGAAAGCAGTGGAACGGATGCACGGGTTTGTGGAAAAGAACATGAAGTAA
- the asnS gene encoding asparagine--tRNA ligase, whose product MKTTISQVHKYVDQEVTIGAWIANKRSSGKIAFLQLRDGTGFIQGVVVKAEVPEEIFQGAKSVTQESSVYVTGKIQKDERSPFGFEMLVTGLEVIHQAVDYPITPKEHGTEFLMDNRHLWLRSRRQHAVMKIRNEIIRATYEFFNEQGFSKVDPPILTGSAPEGTSELFATKYFDEDAYLSQSGQLYMEAAAMALGKVFSFGPTFRAEKSKTRRHLIEFWMIEPEMAFCEFDDNLKVQEEYVAHIVQSVLKNCSIELKTLGRDTEKLEKITAPFPRITYDEAIKFLQEKGFDDIQWGDDFGAPHETAIAESYDKPVFITHYPTSLKPFYMQPDPSREDVVLCADLIAPEGYGEIIGGSERIHDYDLLKQRLDEHKLDLDAYKWYLELRQYGSVPHSGFGLGLERTVAWISGVEHVRETIPFPRLLNRLYP is encoded by the coding sequence ATAAAAACAACAATTTCTCAAGTTCATAAATATGTTGATCAGGAAGTTACGATTGGAGCTTGGATTGCCAACAAGCGCTCAAGCGGAAAGATTGCATTTTTGCAGCTGCGCGATGGGACTGGTTTTATTCAAGGTGTTGTAGTGAAAGCGGAAGTGCCGGAAGAGATTTTCCAGGGTGCAAAATCAGTTACTCAGGAATCTTCCGTTTATGTTACTGGCAAGATACAAAAGGATGAGCGTTCACCTTTCGGATTTGAAATGCTGGTAACAGGCCTGGAAGTTATTCATCAGGCTGTAGATTATCCGATTACTCCTAAAGAACATGGAACTGAATTCCTGATGGACAATCGTCACTTATGGCTGCGCTCCCGCCGCCAGCATGCAGTCATGAAAATCAGAAATGAAATTATCCGGGCAACTTATGAGTTTTTCAATGAGCAAGGTTTTTCCAAGGTTGACCCGCCAATTCTGACGGGAAGCGCCCCAGAAGGCACTTCGGAACTTTTTGCAACAAAATATTTTGATGAAGATGCCTATTTATCACAAAGCGGCCAGCTTTATATGGAAGCAGCTGCTATGGCTCTTGGAAAAGTATTTTCATTCGGGCCGACCTTCCGTGCTGAAAAATCCAAAACTCGCCGTCATTTAATCGAATTTTGGATGATTGAACCTGAAATGGCTTTCTGTGAATTCGATGATAACTTAAAAGTACAGGAAGAATATGTAGCTCATATTGTACAATCTGTTCTTAAGAACTGTTCAATTGAACTCAAAACACTTGGCCGTGATACGGAGAAACTTGAGAAAATTACGGCTCCATTCCCGCGCATCACGTATGATGAAGCAATTAAGTTTCTTCAGGAAAAAGGCTTTGATGATATCCAGTGGGGAGACGACTTTGGTGCACCGCATGAGACAGCAATTGCAGAAAGCTATGATAAGCCAGTTTTTATCACACACTATCCAACTTCACTGAAGCCGTTCTATATGCAGCCGGATCCATCAAGAGAAGATGTTGTATTATGTGCCGACTTGATTGCACCTGAAGGTTATGGGGAAATCATCGGCGGTTCTGAGCGTATTCACGACTATGACCTTCTCAAGCAGCGCCTTGATGAACATAAATTAGATTTGGATGCTTATAAATGGTACCTGGAGCTTCGCCAATATGGTTCAGTGCCGCATTCCGGATTTGGTCTTGGGCTTGAAAGAACCGTAGCCTGGATCAGCGGCGTTGAGCATGTGCGTGAAACAATTCCATTTCCTCGTTTATTAAACCGTCTATATCCATAA
- a CDS encoding DnaD domain-containing protein: protein MSKNSLLKWLQEGNISIPGVLLSQYKEMNLNEHELVLILHVISYIEHGNEFPTPVELSSRMTISVAECTDMLRKLIQKGFIDIKDSYSADGIRYERYHLDPLWEKLIDQFLLSGKKEEAVKIQQEETDLYTCFEREFGRPLSPFECETLALWMDDDHHDPHIIKAALRESVLSGKLNFRYIDRILFEWKKNGIKTIEQAKSYGKKFRQNQAQQRTKREDTPSQTTKSVPFYNWLEQ from the coding sequence ATGTCTAAAAATAGTTTATTAAAATGGCTTCAGGAAGGAAATATTTCAATACCTGGAGTCCTGTTGTCACAGTATAAAGAAATGAATTTGAATGAGCATGAACTCGTCTTAATTCTTCATGTAATTTCCTATATTGAACATGGGAATGAATTTCCCACCCCTGTAGAATTATCTTCCCGCATGACCATTTCTGTGGCTGAATGTACCGATATGCTAAGAAAACTAATTCAAAAAGGCTTTATTGATATCAAAGATAGCTATTCTGCTGATGGCATCCGATATGAAAGGTACCATCTTGATCCGCTTTGGGAAAAGCTTATTGACCAGTTTCTGCTCAGCGGCAAAAAAGAGGAAGCTGTTAAGATACAGCAGGAGGAAACAGATCTTTATACTTGCTTTGAAAGAGAATTCGGCAGGCCGCTTTCACCTTTTGAATGTGAAACACTTGCGCTTTGGATGGATGATGATCACCATGATCCCCATATTATAAAAGCTGCATTAAGAGAATCTGTCCTGTCCGGTAAACTAAATTTCAGATATATAGACAGGATTCTTTTTGAATGGAAAAAGAACGGCATAAAAACGATTGAACAGGCTAAAAGCTATGGTAAAAAATTCAGGCAGAACCAAGCACAGCAAAGAACGAAGAGGGAAGACACACCGTCACAGACAACGAAATCCGTTCCCTTTTATAATTGGCTTGAACAGTAA
- the nth gene encoding endonuclease III produces the protein MLNNTQIRYCLDAMGEMFPEAHCELNHSNPFELVIAVALSAQCTDALVNKVTKNLFQKYKTPQDYLNVSIEELQEDIRSIGLYRNKAKNIQKLCRLLLDEYEGVVPRDRDELTKLPGVGRKTANVVVSVAYGVPAIAVDTHVERVSKRLAFCRWKDSVLEVEKALMKKVPMDEWSITHHRMIFFGRYHCKAQNPQCEICPLLDLCREGKKRMKMKQAK, from the coding sequence TTGTTAAATAATACACAAATTAGATACTGCCTTGATGCAATGGGGGAAATGTTCCCGGAAGCGCACTGTGAATTAAATCATTCCAATCCATTTGAACTGGTCATAGCTGTTGCACTATCGGCACAATGTACTGATGCACTGGTTAACAAAGTGACAAAAAACCTGTTCCAAAAGTATAAAACTCCCCAGGATTACCTCAATGTTTCCATAGAGGAACTGCAGGAGGATATCCGCTCTATTGGTCTTTATCGCAACAAAGCTAAAAATATTCAAAAGCTATGCAGATTGCTTCTGGATGAATATGAGGGTGTAGTACCCCGCGACAGAGATGAGCTGACAAAGCTTCCTGGAGTAGGACGCAAAACTGCTAATGTCGTTGTCTCAGTGGCTTATGGAGTGCCTGCGATTGCAGTCGATACTCATGTTGAACGAGTAAGCAAAAGGCTTGCCTTCTGCCGCTGGAAGGACTCTGTACTGGAAGTTGAAAAGGCATTAATGAAGAAAGTGCCGATGGATGAATGGTCAATTACTCATCATCGTATGATCTTTTTTGGAAGATATCACTGTAAGGCACAGAATCCTCAATGTGAGATTTGCCCTCTGCTGGATTTATGCCGTGAAGGCAAAAAACGAATGAAGATGAAGCAAGCAAAATGA
- a CDS encoding PBP1A family penicillin-binding protein, which produces MTEKYQSREERRKQQSKPKKKGGKKGTGTFKRIFLILIALGIAGMLLGAGAFAFMVKDAPKLDEKLLKDPISSQIYDMEGEFITDVGSENRDYVAYEDIPKLVEDAFLATEDVRFYKHNGMDLIRLGGAVIANVTRGFGSEGASTITQQVVKNSFLNNEKTLSRKAQEAWLAFQLERKYTKQEIFEMYVNKIYMSEGHGVLTASKIFFGKELDELELHEAALLAGMPQSPNNYNPFKHPDQAEKRRNIVLSLMNQHGFITKAEMEAAQKVPVESTLVAEEKRETNESKYDSFIDVVLDEVEKKYPDLNPYSDGLKIYTTLDPNAQKHVENILNTDAAVAYPDDEFQAGITLLDTKTGEIRAIGGGRNQEVKRGFNYAVDQKRHAGSTFKPIVDYGPAIEYLKWGTYHTIVDEPHTYSGGTKINNWDGKHMGSMSIREALARSRNIPALKTLQEVGTDKALEFTNKLGIPMEEMYESYSIGAYEVSSMQVAGAYSAFGNNGFYTEPHAIKQIEMRDGTKLDLKPESEVVMKDYTAFMISDMLKSAVKSSYGTGRLADVPGLPVAGKTGTTNYTDEQEQEFGIPRGAVPDAWFAGYTTNYTAAVWTGYQDRKNYIPAGDEQKIAQKLFSSLMAHVSEGKETEDFKVPNSVEEVAIEKGSNPAKKASQFTPQDQIIYEYAVKGHAPTQVSEKFDKLDSPSGLSANFDQETNEITLSWEYPEDAEGTQFEVTVSVNEGGDQQLSVTSEKGLKIANPQPGAVYTFKVTAFNGDQQSDPASVKVEIPDQSVIEEGDTEGEGQDGTGEEEQEGQEGQNGEDGQDGNQDGDGSGNGEGEGSGDGSGDGEGAGNGEGNGEGSGDGDTGTGEGNGTGTGGTGGTGGTGSGGNDTGSGTPGSSGSGNGSGT; this is translated from the coding sequence ATGACTGAAAAATATCAATCAAGAGAGGAGCGCCGCAAACAGCAATCCAAGCCTAAAAAGAAGGGCGGGAAAAAAGGCACAGGCACTTTTAAACGTATTTTTCTTATTTTAATTGCCCTCGGAATTGCTGGAATGCTTTTAGGAGCAGGCGCTTTTGCTTTTATGGTGAAAGACGCACCAAAGCTTGATGAAAAATTGCTGAAGGATCCAATTTCTTCACAGATTTACGATATGGAAGGTGAATTCATTACAGATGTAGGCTCGGAAAACCGTGATTATGTCGCTTATGAAGATATACCAAAACTAGTGGAAGATGCCTTTTTGGCAACAGAGGATGTCCGCTTTTATAAACATAATGGAATGGACTTAATTCGATTAGGCGGTGCCGTAATCGCCAATGTCACACGTGGATTTGGCTCTGAGGGAGCAAGTACGATTACACAGCAGGTGGTAAAGAACTCCTTCTTAAATAATGAAAAAACGCTGAGCCGTAAAGCACAGGAAGCCTGGCTTGCCTTCCAGCTCGAGCGCAAGTATACAAAACAGGAAATCTTTGAGATGTATGTGAACAAGATTTATATGTCTGAAGGTCATGGAGTGCTGACGGCATCGAAAATTTTCTTTGGAAAAGAATTAGATGAGCTGGAGCTGCATGAAGCGGCCCTTCTGGCAGGTATGCCGCAAAGCCCGAACAACTATAATCCTTTTAAACATCCTGATCAAGCAGAAAAACGGAGAAATATAGTTCTTTCTCTTATGAATCAGCATGGTTTTATTACAAAAGCAGAAATGGAAGCAGCTCAAAAAGTGCCTGTAGAATCTACACTTGTAGCTGAGGAGAAACGAGAAACAAATGAATCAAAATATGATTCTTTCATTGATGTTGTCCTGGATGAAGTAGAAAAGAAATATCCGGATTTAAATCCATATTCGGATGGCCTTAAAATCTATACGACCCTTGATCCTAATGCACAGAAACACGTTGAAAACATCTTAAACACTGATGCAGCAGTAGCATATCCAGATGACGAGTTTCAAGCGGGAATAACCTTGCTTGATACTAAAACAGGTGAAATCAGAGCAATTGGCGGAGGTCGCAACCAGGAAGTAAAACGCGGCTTTAACTATGCTGTAGATCAAAAAAGACATGCTGGTTCAACTTTTAAACCGATTGTCGATTATGGACCAGCAATCGAATATCTAAAATGGGGAACCTACCATACTATAGTTGACGAACCCCACACATATTCCGGCGGTACAAAAATCAATAACTGGGATGGAAAGCATATGGGCTCTATGTCCATACGTGAAGCCCTTGCCCGTTCCCGTAATATCCCTGCCCTGAAAACACTTCAGGAAGTAGGAACTGATAAAGCTTTAGAATTTACCAATAAATTAGGCATCCCAATGGAAGAAATGTATGAGTCATATTCTATTGGCGCTTATGAGGTTTCATCTATGCAGGTAGCCGGCGCATACAGTGCATTTGGAAACAATGGCTTTTACACTGAGCCACATGCCATCAAGCAAATTGAAATGCGTGACGGCACGAAGCTTGATTTGAAACCTGAATCTGAAGTAGTAATGAAAGATTATACAGCATTTATGATCAGTGACATGCTGAAAAGTGCAGTTAAATCTTCTTATGGGACCGGCCGTCTGGCAGATGTTCCAGGATTGCCTGTAGCAGGAAAAACGGGGACTACTAACTACACCGATGAACAGGAACAGGAGTTTGGAATACCTAGAGGTGCTGTGCCTGATGCATGGTTTGCAGGATATACAACCAACTATACAGCGGCTGTCTGGACCGGCTATCAGGATAGAAAAAATTATATTCCTGCAGGCGACGAGCAAAAAATTGCTCAAAAACTTTTCAGCAGCTTAATGGCACATGTATCAGAAGGAAAAGAAACAGAAGACTTCAAGGTCCCTAACTCTGTGGAGGAGGTTGCCATTGAAAAAGGAAGCAATCCTGCCAAAAAGGCAAGCCAATTCACGCCTCAGGACCAAATCATTTATGAGTATGCTGTAAAAGGCCATGCTCCGACACAAGTGTCTGAGAAGTTTGATAAACTGGACTCCCCTTCTGGCCTGTCAGCGAACTTTGACCAGGAGACAAATGAAATTACATTATCATGGGAATACCCAGAAGATGCAGAAGGCACTCAATTTGAAGTGACGGTATCTGTAAATGAAGGAGGAGATCAGCAGCTTAGCGTCACTTCTGAAAAAGGCTTAAAAATTGCCAACCCTCAGCCTGGAGCTGTGTATACCTTTAAAGTAACAGCATTTAACGGTGATCAGCAAAGTGATCCTGCTTCTGTAAAAGTAGAAATCCCTGATCAAAGCGTCATCGAAGAAGGTGATACTGAAGGTGAAGGACAAGATGGAACTGGCGAAGAAGAACAGGAAGGTCAAGAAGGACAAAATGGTGAAGACGGCCAGGACGGAAACCAAGATGGCGACGGTTCTGGAAATGGTGAAGGTGAAGGTTCCGGAGATGGCTCCGGAGATGGTGAAGGAGCCGGAAACGGTGAAGGTAATGGTGAAGGTTCCGGAGATGGCGATACCGGTACCGGAGAAGGAAACGGAACGGGTACTGGAGGTACTGGAGGTACTGGAGGTACTGGCAGCGGTGGAAACGACACTGGCAGCGGCACTCCAGGCTCGAGCGGTTCCGGAAATGGATCTGGCACATAA
- the recU gene encoding Holliday junction resolvase RecU, producing MNFHYPNGRRYTPSANSAKKLTPEKKWTYSNRGMTLEEDINETNEFYLKHGIATIHKKPTPVQIVQVDYPKRSAAVIKEAYFKQASTTDYNGVYKGRYIDFEAKETQNTTSFPLKNFHEHQVKHMEKVLVQQGICFVLLRFSATEEVFLLEAHHLLSYWERMKDGGRKSITKGEIEMNGHHIPLGFQPRIDYIKIIDYLYTLK from the coding sequence ATGAATTTCCATTATCCTAATGGCAGGAGATATACTCCATCTGCTAATAGCGCCAAAAAATTAACACCAGAGAAGAAATGGACATACAGCAATCGAGGAATGACACTGGAGGAAGATATAAATGAAACCAATGAATTCTATCTGAAACATGGAATAGCAACTATTCATAAAAAGCCTACGCCTGTTCAAATCGTCCAGGTCGATTATCCGAAGAGAAGTGCGGCCGTTATTAAAGAAGCATATTTCAAACAAGCTTCAACAACCGATTATAATGGTGTGTATAAAGGGAGATATATTGATTTTGAAGCAAAAGAAACTCAGAACACGACCTCCTTTCCTTTAAAGAATTTTCATGAACACCAGGTGAAGCATATGGAGAAGGTATTAGTCCAGCAAGGGATTTGTTTTGTTCTTCTCCGCTTCTCTGCTACCGAAGAAGTTTTCCTTTTAGAGGCACATCATTTGCTCTCATACTGGGAGAGAATGAAGGATGGGGGAAGAAAATCAATTACCAAGGGTGAAATCGAAATGAATGGCCATCACATTCCGCTTGGATTTCAGCCCAGAATTGACTATATTAAGATAATAGATTATCTTTATACCCTTAAATAA
- a CDS encoding DUF2515 domain-containing protein, translating into MFLPGKFLNSHEKKEQAIIDHIMKMTAKYNLDNISRTEAYFRFYKKHPEIQWAFLASMVSRNAGWNMCDLEGSCFPKLIGKKLRDMLYITYERANWLIFQDAFPQLLLYHYSTKINRPMFHLLKIFRVSAFMEQEWLYFWKNRNKKRLMISLIINEQNVIQEPVMEHEIYKSKVFHTLLFSFQDYLHFSSVIFPTCKGELYGASVNGFRSVSKRIDLGKRLAEILFDTSYYEDVYEFASGTIHTGSRHDYEKYFKGRIRRTSPFLRCTYPIITHHIHQFNDWSAKKRIKSKWASESVVLKHPAHITKWYLHKQKQLHTAAKLGKLFRLLC; encoded by the coding sequence ATGTTTCTTCCTGGGAAATTCTTAAATAGCCACGAGAAAAAGGAACAGGCAATAATAGATCATATTATGAAGATGACAGCAAAATATAACCTGGACAATATTTCAAGAACGGAAGCATATTTCCGGTTTTATAAAAAGCATCCTGAGATACAGTGGGCGTTTCTTGCCTCCATGGTGTCTCGAAATGCCGGCTGGAATATGTGTGATCTTGAAGGAAGCTGTTTTCCTAAATTGATAGGAAAGAAATTGCGGGACATGCTTTATATTACATATGAAAGGGCCAATTGGCTGATTTTTCAGGATGCCTTTCCACAATTACTCCTCTATCATTATTCGACGAAAATAAATAGGCCAATGTTTCATTTATTAAAAATTTTTCGTGTATCGGCATTTATGGAACAGGAGTGGCTATATTTCTGGAAAAATAGAAATAAAAAGAGGTTAATGATTTCACTGATTATTAATGAACAAAATGTTATTCAAGAGCCTGTAATGGAACATGAAATTTATAAGAGTAAAGTTTTTCATACATTGCTTTTTTCCTTTCAGGACTATCTTCATTTTAGTTCTGTAATCTTCCCTACTTGTAAAGGGGAATTATACGGGGCAAGTGTAAATGGTTTCCGATCGGTGTCCAAAAGAATTGATCTTGGAAAACGGCTGGCAGAAATCTTATTTGACACCAGCTATTATGAGGACGTGTATGAATTTGCTTCGGGCACGATTCATACTGGTTCAAGGCATGATTATGAGAAATACTTTAAGGGAAGAATACGGAGAACCAGCCCTTTCCTACGCTGTACATACCCGATAATCACTCATCACATTCATCAATTTAATGATTGGTCTGCAAAAAAACGAATAAAGAGTAAATGGGCATCAGAATCGGTTGTCCTAAAACACCCTGCCCATATTACAAAATGGTATTTGCATAAGCAGAAACAGCTTCATACTGCTGCGAAGCTGGGCAAATTATTTCGCTTGCTTTGTTAG
- a CDS encoding YppE family protein, whose amino-acid sequence MNREKVLVQMTEQLLEYMEISDGRFKKVKESGEKGDFYNEVKPFADDVKSINDRWKEEALKWIGIHNPRNLYPQQIESAAEHIEMVSIQAFFPETSKTRFINYVNSAEYVLKQLLKLVGEEKKGT is encoded by the coding sequence ATGAATCGTGAAAAAGTACTGGTGCAAATGACAGAACAGCTGCTTGAATATATGGAAATCTCAGACGGCAGGTTTAAAAAGGTGAAGGAATCAGGTGAAAAGGGTGATTTTTATAATGAAGTCAAACCTTTTGCTGATGACGTTAAATCCATAAATGATAGATGGAAAGAAGAAGCCCTGAAGTGGATTGGCATTCATAACCCCCGAAATCTTTATCCACAGCAGATTGAATCTGCTGCTGAACATATTGAAATGGTTTCCATTCAGGCATTTTTCCCTGAAACAAGCAAAACCAGGTTCATTAATTATGTTAATTCCGCCGAGTATGTCCTAAAGCAATTGTTAAAATTAGTAGGTGAAGAAAAAAAGGGAACCTGA
- a CDS encoding YppF family protein — translation MNVHELKMKFHQLREYTPENVNELLDFAKKAYIHNEISSTDYRNLVRELEAQGAAVPESYKDNTLQDSVNA, via the coding sequence ATGAATGTTCACGAACTAAAAATGAAGTTTCATCAGCTGCGGGAGTACACTCCTGAAAATGTTAATGAATTATTGGATTTTGCTAAAAAGGCCTATATCCATAATGAAATTTCCAGTACAGATTATCGAAATCTCGTTCGTGAGCTTGAAGCTCAAGGAGCGGCCGTTCCGGAAAGCTACAAAGATAACACCCTCCAGGATTCAGTAAATGCATAA
- a CDS encoding YppG family protein translates to MFGRVMKRANHLQPYGHLNQNIYIDPFYMGTNGQYYLRQQPMQNYNNSAGQYSPYYLPYNMEYHQPPQMAGLQQSYSQQPYQQHNYGPGYYPQPGSKNAGVFQNPLESEDYYGTQANKSAAQQMPYMNPYPKQSFIPKQPSGVQSIMNSFKAQDGSLDLNKMVDTAGQMMSAVTQVSSMVKGIGGIFKA, encoded by the coding sequence ATGTTTGGCCGAGTAATGAAAAGAGCGAACCATCTGCAGCCATACGGCCATTTAAATCAAAATATTTACATTGATCCATTTTATATGGGGACGAATGGCCAATATTATTTGAGGCAGCAGCCAATGCAGAATTATAATAATTCTGCTGGACAGTATAGCCCTTATTATTTGCCTTATAATATGGAATATCATCAGCCGCCTCAGATGGCAGGATTGCAGCAAAGTTATTCACAACAGCCCTATCAGCAGCATAATTATGGCCCAGGATATTACCCGCAGCCCGGTTCGAAAAATGCTGGTGTTTTTCAAAACCCATTAGAATCTGAAGATTATTATGGAACTCAAGCAAACAAGTCCGCTGCACAGCAAATGCCGTATATGAATCCGTATCCGAAACAATCATTCATTCCTAAGCAGCCATCCGGAGTGCAAAGCATTATGAATTCCTTTAAAGCCCAGGATGGTTCGCTTGATCTTAATAAAATGGTGGACACCGCAGGCCAGATGATGTCTGCTGTAACGCAAGTATCATCAATGGTAAAAGGGATTGGCGGAATATTTAAAGCTTAA
- a CDS encoding ABC transporter permease subunit, producing the protein MVRALQQIVIIFILILLLAALPKIISVDPSSGSLDWSFESLPQIYGDFITEVSGGSLGTYQLGRQTRPIAEDIADNFFTSLLIVLIAVNASLVISLIFGVFVSRFRLTKLFGAFLNILASIPDFIIIVMSMILAVKIYKMTGIRVISLRPDGGALNTWFPTVLASLAPTLYLFKLVSVKYYQTSGEDYIKTAVAKGMGLNYINFQHVFKNLEPFIKSELIKVISLAIGNLFIIEHIMNVSGITKFIFQSHEVQPIAIGLFAMLLISLIVYISNRLIFYLFKRGFIYE; encoded by the coding sequence ATGGTTCGTGCTCTGCAGCAAATAGTTATCATATTTATATTAATTTTGCTTCTTGCGGCATTGCCAAAAATTATTTCTGTTGATCCATCAAGCGGGAGTCTTGATTGGAGCTTTGAAAGTTTACCGCAGATTTATGGAGATTTTATTACGGAAGTAAGCGGGGGCAGCCTGGGTACCTATCAGCTTGGCCGGCAAACGCGTCCTATAGCAGAAGATATAGCTGATAACTTTTTTACCAGTTTGCTAATTGTATTGATTGCTGTGAATGCTTCCTTGGTTATAAGTCTTATTTTCGGGGTATTTGTCAGCCGTTTCAGGCTTACTAAGCTTTTTGGGGCATTCTTAAATATCCTTGCGTCCATACCCGACTTTATTATCATTGTGATGTCTATGATTCTTGCCGTTAAAATATATAAGATGACGGGAATCAGAGTGATTTCACTCAGGCCGGATGGAGGAGCCCTTAACACCTGGTTTCCCACAGTGCTAGCAAGCTTAGCTCCAACACTATATTTATTTAAGCTTGTCTCGGTAAAATATTATCAAACAAGCGGGGAGGACTATATTAAGACTGCAGTTGCTAAAGGAATGGGCTTGAATTACATAAATTTTCAGCATGTATTTAAAAATTTAGAGCCATTTATTAAATCTGAGCTAATCAAAGTGATTTCCCTGGCCATCGGCAATCTCTTCATTATTGAACATATTATGAATGTTTCCGGCATAACTAAATTTATTTTTCAGAGCCATGAGGTCCAGCCGATTGCAATTGGCTTGTTTGCTATGCTTTTGATTTCTCTAATTGTCTATATTTCTAACAGGCTCATATTCTATCTGTTTAAACGGGGTTTTATCTATGAATAA